A single window of Butyricicoccus intestinisimiae DNA harbors:
- a CDS encoding acyl-CoA dehydratase activase has protein sequence MGRQHAYLGIDVGSISTKGVIIDKQNNILASAYIWTQGDPIGAVKKLVALLEKQFDKQQYKVVATGTTGSARKLVGVIVGATMVKNEITAHAVGTTTFYPEVRTILEIGGQDSKIILVENGVAVDYAMNTLCAAGTGAFLSSQAKRLGIEVEDIGEYALKSKHPTQIAARCTVFAESDLVHKIQMGHPREDIIAGVCNAVAANYMNNVGKGKKIASPVVFQGGVSKNKGVVAAFEKLLGCDVIVDQNGHLMGALGAAILARRSNKRQEFDFAMEEMEFYTREASCGRCPNNCEIICVFRDGKLIDSWGNRCERGEVKR, from the coding sequence ATGGGACGTCAACATGCATATCTTGGAATCGATGTCGGTTCCATTTCCACCAAAGGCGTGATTATAGATAAACAGAACAATATTTTGGCGAGCGCATATATCTGGACACAGGGAGATCCGATTGGCGCCGTAAAGAAGCTTGTTGCACTGCTGGAAAAGCAGTTCGACAAGCAACAGTACAAAGTCGTGGCAACCGGCACCACAGGCAGTGCGCGCAAGCTGGTCGGCGTTATTGTCGGCGCGACCATGGTAAAGAACGAAATTACCGCGCACGCTGTCGGCACGACGACATTTTATCCGGAGGTTCGCACGATTTTGGAAATCGGCGGTCAGGATTCGAAAATTATTCTGGTAGAAAATGGCGTGGCGGTAGATTATGCGATGAATACGCTGTGCGCGGCCGGAACCGGCGCATTCTTGTCCAGTCAAGCAAAGCGTCTGGGCATTGAGGTGGAGGATATTGGCGAGTATGCGCTGAAATCCAAGCATCCGACACAAATCGCCGCTCGATGCACGGTGTTTGCGGAAAGCGATTTGGTGCATAAGATTCAGATGGGTCATCCGCGTGAGGACATCATTGCCGGTGTATGCAACGCAGTTGCGGCCAACTATATGAACAATGTTGGCAAGGGAAAAAAGATTGCAAGTCCGGTCGTATTCCAAGGTGGCGTTTCCAAGAACAAGGGCGTTGTGGCGGCGTTTGAAAAGCTGCTTGGCTGCGATGTCATCGTTGACCAGAACGGCCATCTGATGGGCGCGCTCGGCGCGGCAATTTTGGCGCGCCGAAGCAACAAACGGCAGGAATTTGACTTTGCCATGGAAGAGATGGAATTTTACACCAGAGAAGCAAGCTGCGGACGCTGTCCGAATAACTGCGAGATTATCTGTGTATTCCGCGATGGCAAGCTGATTGACAGCTGGGGCAATCGCTGTGAGCGAGGCGAAGTAAAGCGATAA
- a CDS encoding HAD family hydrolase, which translates to MIDTVLFDIGTVLVEFQWQQYLCRMVADPKERQMIDDVMFQSGLWDEVDRGVWTEQEVLDAFFARVPQYREDIQRIYDNIGTSLIKNAYADNWIDEMKARGLRVLFLSNYARYIIDKVPESFTFLEKMDGGVFSCDVHLLKPDPAIYQTCLEQYQLTAERCLFIDDRKDNCEAAQKFGIHTVHFQTFEQAHADAQRLLEQV; encoded by the coding sequence ATGATAGATACCGTTCTTTTTGATATTGGAACCGTTCTGGTTGAGTTTCAGTGGCAGCAGTATCTGTGCCGCATGGTGGCAGACCCCAAAGAACGGCAAATGATTGATGATGTCATGTTTCAGAGCGGCTTGTGGGATGAGGTTGACCGCGGCGTATGGACGGAACAGGAAGTGCTGGATGCATTTTTTGCCCGCGTTCCGCAGTATCGGGAAGATATTCAGCGCATCTATGACAACATCGGCACAAGCCTGATTAAAAATGCGTATGCGGACAATTGGATTGATGAGATGAAGGCGCGGGGACTGCGCGTATTGTTTTTGTCCAACTATGCGCGGTATATCATCGACAAAGTGCCGGAGAGCTTTACCTTTTTGGAAAAAATGGACGGCGGCGTTTTTTCCTGTGATGTACATCTGCTCAAGCCGGATCCGGCGATTTATCAGACCTGCTTGGAGCAGTATCAGCTGACTGCAGAGCGCTGTCTGTTTATTGATGACAGAAAGGACAACTGTGAGGCGGCGCAGAAGTTTGGCATTCATACGGTACATTTTCAGACGTTTGAGCAAGCGCACGCGGACGCACAGCGCTTGCTGGAACAGGTATAA
- a CDS encoding precorrin-6B methylase: MENNLFTNAHILAWLQYFSDQANVDLERVKILDITRKNKNLIPTVESHRSTLVFTEAGHPDIFYRMFNAGLGECTVIYNEGSEPSGPIKQNKVYDMMDRGINASAGMLILNPNARSTFRFGMSNQSFAYGSVRYVGAEIRAVILSKMQIDVQKNICVISGESIAVEAANLAAEGTVIAVEYNKHDRKTLEDNVSQFGLNNVSIVDHVDDETFQNLPVPDVTMLVASASMEQEMACLLKLNPNMEFVIYTLDFGVAASMSELCKKMGIIDVEIIQIAVSHLNQKHNFETQPAPWIISGKANGEG, encoded by the coding sequence ATGGAAAACAATCTTTTTACCAATGCCCACATTCTGGCATGGCTTCAGTATTTTTCCGATCAGGCAAACGTCGATCTGGAGCGTGTCAAGATTCTGGATATTACGCGAAAGAATAAAAATCTGATTCCAACGGTAGAATCGCATCGTTCTACGCTTGTGTTTACCGAGGCTGGCCATCCGGATATTTTCTATCGGATGTTCAACGCAGGTCTGGGCGAATGCACGGTCATCTACAACGAAGGCAGCGAGCCATCCGGTCCCATCAAGCAAAACAAGGTCTATGACATGATGGATCGCGGCATCAATGCGTCCGCCGGCATGCTGATTCTCAATCCGAATGCCCGCAGCACGTTCCGCTTCGGCATGAGCAATCAATCCTTTGCATACGGCTCTGTTCGTTACGTCGGCGCAGAAATTCGCGCTGTCATCCTGAGCAAGATGCAGATTGATGTGCAAAAAAATATCTGTGTGATTTCCGGTGAATCCATCGCCGTGGAAGCCGCAAATCTCGCAGCAGAAGGCACGGTCATCGCTGTCGAGTACAACAAACATGACCGCAAGACGCTGGAGGACAATGTCAGTCAGTTCGGTCTCAACAACGTTTCTATCGTGGATCATGTGGACGATGAGACCTTCCAAAATCTTCCGGTTCCGGATGTGACGATGCTTGTTGCATCTGCCAGCATGGAACAGGAAATGGCATGTCTGCTCAAGCTCAATCCAAATATGGAATTTGTCATCTATACATTGGATTTCGGCGTTGCCGCCAGCATGTCTGAGCTGTGCAAAAAGATGGGAATCATTGATGTGGAGATCATTCAAATCGCTGTCTCTCACCTCAATCAAAAGCACAACTTCGAGACGCAGCCTGCGCCGTGGATTATTTCCGGCAAGGCAAACGGTGAGGGCTAA
- a CDS encoding alpha/beta hydrolase, producing the protein MNKRQRLLWPIHAMLIGLVIICVISMGKYIHNYYHATAQAQAVLEHPEVTVEQINSRTLAFIPEQPKAALIFYPGGKVEYTAYAPLMQELSKQGFLCLLEKMPVNLAVLDITAADGLREKFPDIEKWYIGGHSLGGSMAAIYASRHADQLDGLVLLAAYSTADLRRTKLKTLCIYGSNDGVMNRDKYRGYKGNLPVYYAETIISGGNHSYFGSYGQQGGDGTASISNEEQMAVTASICRSIFLENDS; encoded by the coding sequence ATGAACAAACGACAACGACTGCTCTGGCCAATCCATGCCATGCTCATTGGTTTGGTTATCATCTGCGTTATATCTATGGGAAAATATATTCATAATTATTATCATGCAACGGCACAAGCGCAGGCAGTGCTGGAGCATCCGGAGGTCACGGTTGAGCAAATCAACAGTCGAACGCTTGCTTTTATTCCGGAGCAGCCAAAGGCGGCATTGATTTTCTATCCGGGGGGAAAGGTTGAGTACACCGCGTACGCGCCGCTGATGCAGGAGTTATCCAAGCAAGGATTTCTTTGTCTATTGGAAAAGATGCCGGTAAATCTTGCTGTGCTGGACATCACGGCGGCGGATGGACTGCGCGAGAAGTTTCCGGACATCGAGAAATGGTACATCGGCGGTCATTCTCTGGGCGGATCTATGGCGGCCATTTATGCATCCAGACACGCAGATCAATTAGACGGATTGGTCTTGCTTGCGGCCTATTCCACGGCGGACTTACGGCGAACCAAACTGAAAACACTGTGCATTTATGGCAGCAATGACGGCGTCATGAACCGTGACAAATATAGAGGATACAAAGGTAATTTGCCGGTGTATTATGCAGAAACGATTATTAGCGGCGGAAATCATTCCTATTTCGGCAGTTACGGACAGCAGGGCGGAGATGGCACTGCAAGCATAAGCAATGAAGAACAAATGGCGGTAACCGCGAGCATTTGCCGCAGTATTTTCTTGGAAAACGATAGTTGA
- a CDS encoding amino acid ABC transporter substrate-binding protein, with the protein MKLKKIAAMLMAGVMCIGLMAGCGSSDKNAQTDSTDPKDRTQLTVGFDAEFPPYGYKNGDDYEGFDLDLAQAVCDYYGWKLVKQPIDWDSKDMELSGGSIDCIWNGFTMNGREDDYTWSKPYIDNSQVVVVKKDSNITSIDGLSGVIMDVQADSSALAALQGDDATDVGKQIASSVGQLVQVSNYNTAFMDLESGAANAIAMDVGVANYQIANRGADKYTILDQKISSEQYAIGFKKGNDTLRDQVQTALDALEKDGTLDKIVKEWSEKDDGAYSFLSETWCLNKQ; encoded by the coding sequence ATGAAACTGAAAAAGATTGCAGCCATGCTGATGGCTGGCGTGATGTGTATTGGTCTCATGGCCGGATGCGGCTCGTCTGATAAAAACGCGCAGACGGATTCTACCGACCCGAAGGATCGCACCCAGCTGACTGTTGGTTTTGACGCAGAGTTCCCGCCGTATGGATATAAGAACGGCGATGATTATGAAGGTTTTGACTTGGATCTGGCACAGGCCGTTTGCGATTACTACGGCTGGAAGCTGGTAAAGCAGCCGATCGACTGGGATTCCAAGGATATGGAATTGAGCGGCGGTTCGATTGACTGCATTTGGAACGGCTTCACGATGAACGGCCGCGAGGATGACTATACATGGTCGAAGCCGTACATTGATAACTCGCAGGTCGTTGTTGTCAAGAAGGATTCTAATATCACCAGCATTGACGGTCTGTCCGGTGTCATCATGGACGTACAGGCAGATTCCTCTGCACTGGCTGCGCTTCAGGGTGACGATGCAACGGATGTCGGCAAGCAGATTGCTTCTTCTGTCGGCCAGCTGGTACAGGTATCCAACTATAACACCGCATTTATGGATTTGGAATCCGGTGCAGCAAATGCCATTGCCATGGACGTTGGCGTAGCAAATTATCAGATTGCAAATCGCGGCGCTGATAAATACACGATTCTGGATCAGAAGATTTCCTCTGAACAGTATGCCATTGGCTTCAAGAAGGGCAATGACACCCTGCGCGATCAGGTGCAGACCGCATTGGATGCGCTGGAAAAGGACGGCACACTGGATAAGATTGTAAAGGAATGGTCCGAGAAGGACGATGGCGCATATAGTTTCCTGTCTGAAACTTGGTGCTTGAACAAGCAGTAA
- a CDS encoding amino acid ABC transporter permease, whose protein sequence is MQYFISVVQEIGAGISSSLLLFVLTLIFSMPLGLLVCFGRMSKIKPLSMVFNFVISVLRGTPLMLQLVVVFFGPYYVFGMNVSNTWRFWAAIVGFSINYAAYFAEIYRSGIQAIPKGQYEAAEVLGYTKTQTFCKIIFPQMVKHVLPPVTNEIITLTKDTSLAFVLAYAEMFTLAKQVAASDASIAPLFVAGLFYYVFNYVVAFVMERLERKLAYYQ, encoded by the coding sequence ATGCAATACTTTATTTCTGTTGTGCAGGAGATCGGCGCAGGTATTTCTTCCTCGCTGCTGCTGTTTGTCCTGACATTGATTTTTTCTATGCCGCTCGGCCTGCTGGTATGTTTTGGACGCATGTCCAAAATCAAGCCGCTGTCCATGGTGTTTAACTTTGTGATTTCGGTTCTGCGCGGTACACCACTGATGCTGCAGCTGGTCGTTGTCTTTTTTGGCCCGTACTATGTATTTGGCATGAATGTATCCAATACATGGCGTTTTTGGGCGGCAATCGTCGGCTTTTCCATCAACTATGCAGCGTATTTTGCAGAGATTTATCGTTCCGGTATTCAGGCAATTCCAAAGGGACAGTATGAAGCGGCGGAAGTGTTGGGCTATACCAAGACACAGACGTTCTGCAAGATTATTTTTCCGCAGATGGTCAAGCACGTTCTTCCGCCGGTCACCAATGAAATTATTACACTGACAAAGGACACATCGTTGGCATTTGTTTTGGCATATGCAGAGATGTTTACGCTGGCAAAGCAGGTTGCAGCGTCTGACGCATCCATTGCACCGCTGTTTGTTGCAGGCTTGTTCTATTACGTGTTCAACTATGTGGTTGCATTTGTTATGGAACGTTTGGAGCGCAAGCTCGCATATTACCAGTAA
- a CDS encoding amino acid ABC transporter ATP-binding protein — MKLLEINHLKKYFGELEVLKDISMSVEEGEVVSIIGPSGSGKSTLLRCATMLETMNGGDLLYGGTAAVKNGTYANKEQLAKIKEFYGLVFQNFNLFPHYSVMKNLIDAPVHVQKRSKGEVMEEAKQLLEDVGLADKADAYPCQLSGGQQQRVAIARALAMHPQMLFFDEPTSALDPELTTEVLKILRQLAEKKMTMVIVTHEIDFARAVSDRVIFMADGYIVEEGAPADVIDNPRNPRTQAFLRKVQR, encoded by the coding sequence ATGAAACTGCTGGAAATCAATCATTTGAAAAAATATTTTGGCGAACTGGAAGTTCTCAAGGATATTTCTATGAGCGTGGAAGAAGGCGAGGTTGTTTCCATCATCGGCCCGTCCGGCTCCGGTAAATCGACCCTGCTCCGCTGTGCAACCATGCTGGAAACAATGAATGGCGGCGATTTGCTGTACGGCGGCACAGCGGCTGTCAAAAACGGTACCTATGCCAACAAAGAACAGTTGGCAAAAATCAAAGAGTTTTACGGACTCGTGTTCCAGAATTTCAACCTGTTTCCGCATTATTCTGTCATGAAAAACCTGATTGATGCACCGGTGCATGTGCAAAAGCGCAGCAAAGGTGAAGTGATGGAAGAAGCCAAGCAGCTGCTGGAGGATGTCGGTCTGGCAGATAAAGCGGATGCATATCCGTGTCAGTTATCCGGCGGACAGCAGCAGCGCGTTGCGATTGCTCGCGCATTGGCAATGCATCCGCAGATGCTGTTTTTCGATGAGCCGACTTCGGCGTTGGATCCGGAACTGACCACGGAAGTGCTGAAGATTCTGCGTCAGCTGGCAGAGAAAAAAATGACGATGGTCATTGTCACACATGAGATTGACTTTGCGCGTGCAGTATCCGACCGTGTCATCTTTATGGCAGACGGATATATTGTGGAAGAGGGAGCACCGGCGGACGTGATCGACAACCCGCGCAACCCGCGTACACAGGCATTTCTGCGTAAGGTGCAGCGATAA
- a CDS encoding RsmE family RNA methyltransferase, giving the protein MPHRYFTTEIADGTAFLRGKDAHHLARVMRAKLGETVILCDGNAVEYTAHITGFPEDAVEFSVEEGYPSTAEPNITVTLYAGYPKQDKLEEIIQHGVELGCARFIPFFSRYCVAAPKKEEQKNTRYNRIAAEAAKQCGRGILPEVCMPLKNFAAVCADWAQYDLVLFFYECGGESLHTLLKQLPEKDNGDCLKIAVVTGSEGGFAAEEAQAAAQAGAKTVGLGPRILRCETAPLAALSAIMTLTGNLE; this is encoded by the coding sequence ATGCCGCACCGTTACTTTACAACCGAAATCGCCGATGGAACTGCTTTTTTACGAGGCAAAGACGCACATCATTTGGCTCGTGTCATGCGCGCAAAACTTGGCGAAACCGTCATTCTGTGCGATGGAAATGCAGTTGAATACACCGCACATATCACCGGATTTCCGGAAGATGCTGTCGAATTTTCCGTAGAGGAAGGATACCCAAGCACCGCAGAACCAAACATCACGGTCACCTTGTACGCCGGATACCCCAAACAGGACAAGCTGGAAGAAATCATTCAGCACGGCGTAGAATTGGGCTGTGCGCGCTTTATCCCGTTTTTTAGTCGATACTGCGTCGCAGCTCCCAAAAAAGAGGAGCAAAAAAATACGCGATACAACCGCATTGCCGCTGAGGCCGCCAAGCAATGCGGCAGAGGTATTTTGCCCGAGGTTTGTATGCCGTTGAAAAACTTTGCTGCCGTCTGTGCCGATTGGGCACAGTATGATTTGGTTCTGTTCTTTTACGAATGCGGCGGGGAATCTCTGCATACATTGCTGAAGCAATTGCCGGAGAAAGACAACGGCGACTGTTTAAAAATCGCCGTTGTTACCGGCTCGGAAGGCGGATTTGCCGCAGAAGAAGCACAAGCGGCGGCACAAGCAGGCGCCAAAACGGTCGGGCTCGGTCCGCGCATTCTTCGTTGTGAGACCGCACCGCTGGCAGCACTCTCTGCCATTATGACGCTGACAGGAAACCTGGAATGA
- a CDS encoding AEC family transporter: MDNILIAVNAVVPFLCYILFGYFVRVAGVVDEPFMRRMNQMVFRVFFPIMMFYNLYHHASQITPDKKMILVSVISVLLTILAAFLIVPRIVKENAKRGVIIQAIYRSNFVLFALPLSTNIFGDSGAAIASAMIAIIIPIYNIFAIMILEYFRGDDIRVLPLLKRVLSNPMIFGALVGLVFVVLGIPLPACIEKPIAQFSDLTTPLALFILGSTLHFSSLLDHAKYVIPTLAVKLFVLPACMLLVTLALQFDPVSRFVYLTMFATPVAAASYPMAANMGGDGALAGELVVASTAVSVGTLFLWIFILKSCGWI; this comes from the coding sequence ATGGATAATATTCTGATTGCTGTCAATGCAGTTGTTCCTTTTTTGTGTTATATCCTGTTTGGATATTTCGTTCGCGTTGCCGGAGTAGTGGATGAGCCGTTTATGCGCCGCATGAACCAGATGGTTTTTCGCGTGTTTTTCCCCATTATGATGTTTTACAATTTGTATCATCATGCCTCACAGATTACACCGGACAAAAAAATGATTCTCGTCAGTGTAATCAGTGTTCTGCTCACTATTTTAGCAGCTTTTCTCATTGTTCCGCGCATTGTCAAAGAAAACGCCAAACGCGGCGTCATTATTCAGGCGATTTATCGGAGCAATTTTGTGCTGTTCGCTCTGCCGCTCTCCACCAATATCTTTGGTGACAGCGGTGCAGCGATTGCATCCGCCATGATTGCAATTATTATTCCGATTTATAATATCTTTGCCATCATGATTCTGGAGTATTTCCGCGGAGATGATATTCGGGTACTCCCGCTTCTCAAGCGCGTGCTGTCCAATCCCATGATTTTCGGCGCGCTGGTCGGACTGGTCTTTGTCGTATTGGGAATTCCCTTGCCTGCGTGCATAGAAAAACCAATCGCTCAGTTTTCTGATTTGACAACACCGCTCGCGCTGTTTATTTTGGGCAGTACACTCCACTTTTCTTCGCTGTTGGATCATGCCAAGTATGTTATTCCAACACTTGCCGTGAAATTGTTCGTACTTCCTGCCTGTATGCTGCTTGTGACGCTTGCCCTGCAGTTTGATCCGGTCAGCCGTTTTGTCTATTTGACCATGTTCGCCACACCGGTGGCGGCGGCTTCGTATCCGATGGCCGCCAACATGGGCGGTGACGGCGCCCTCGCCGGAGAACTGGTTGTGGCAAGCACTGCAGTTTCCGTCGGGACGCTGTTTTTGTGGATTTTTATTCTGAAAAGCTGCGGATGGATTTGA
- a CDS encoding beta-class carbonic anhydrase, whose product MMNLTKPDEKIAILTCMDMRLDPKKFPGLEQSKAYVIRNAGGRANEETIRSLVVAHKFQGAKAIFVIQHTDCGMMNFTNDILCDLLEESLQTAVYGGNGWYNPVKEGGSRAGQYINFQPIRNLEQSVIDDVTYIRNHPLISKKIPIYGYICDVKTGELRPVQQAMQIGQVQE is encoded by the coding sequence ATGATGAATCTTACAAAACCAGATGAAAAAATTGCCATTTTAACGTGCATGGATATGCGGCTTGACCCGAAAAAGTTTCCGGGTCTGGAGCAAAGCAAGGCCTATGTCATTCGAAACGCTGGCGGCAGAGCAAATGAAGAGACGATTCGTTCGCTGGTTGTAGCGCATAAATTCCAAGGCGCAAAGGCAATTTTTGTCATTCAGCACACGGATTGCGGCATGATGAATTTTACCAATGATATCCTTTGTGATTTGTTGGAGGAGAGTTTACAGACCGCTGTTTATGGAGGGAACGGCTGGTACAATCCGGTCAAAGAAGGCGGCAGCCGCGCCGGACAGTATATCAATTTTCAGCCCATACGGAATCTGGAACAGAGTGTCATCGATGATGTGACATATATTCGCAATCATCCTCTGATTTCCAAGAAGATTCCTATTTATGGATATATCTGTGATGTAAAGACCGGAGAGCTCCGTCCGGTGCAGCAAGCTATGCAAATCGGACAGGTACAAGAATAA
- a CDS encoding patatin-like phospholipase family protein — MAKKGLILEGGAMRGLFTAGVMDVLMENHVTFDGAIGVSAGAVFGCNYKSEQIGRVLRYNTRFCNDPRYASFRSLLKTGDLYGADFCYHELPNKLDLFDTDTYEKNPMEFYVVCTDVQTGKPVYHSCPTGKDTDITWMRASASMPMVSRVVEAGGHQLLDGGISDSIPIRKFQELGYQKNVIVLTQPMNYIKHKNKLLPLLRIALRKYPEVIHALEVRHDMYNQTTAYVRLLEQQGDVCVIRPDAPLNIKQVVHDPAELKRVYDLGRKAGEAKLKDVQAFLA, encoded by the coding sequence ATGGCAAAAAAGGGTTTGATTTTGGAGGGCGGCGCGATGCGCGGATTATTTACCGCCGGCGTGATGGATGTCCTCATGGAAAATCATGTGACGTTTGACGGCGCAATTGGTGTTTCTGCCGGCGCTGTATTCGGCTGTAATTACAAGTCTGAGCAAATCGGCCGCGTCTTGCGCTACAACACCAGATTCTGCAACGATCCGCGATATGCCAGCTTTCGTTCTCTGCTGAAAACAGGCGACTTGTATGGCGCAGATTTTTGTTATCATGAACTTCCCAACAAGCTGGATCTCTTTGATACAGACACGTATGAAAAAAATCCGATGGAATTTTATGTTGTGTGCACCGATGTGCAAACCGGCAAACCGGTCTATCACAGCTGCCCGACAGGAAAAGACACGGACATCACATGGATGCGTGCCTCCGCTTCCATGCCAATGGTATCACGCGTCGTAGAGGCAGGCGGACATCAGCTATTGGATGGCGGCATTTCCGATTCGATTCCGATTCGCAAGTTTCAGGAACTGGGATACCAGAAGAATGTCATTGTTTTGACGCAGCCGATGAATTACATCAAGCACAAAAATAAGCTGCTGCCCCTGCTCCGGATTGCTCTGCGTAAATATCCGGAAGTGATTCACGCCTTAGAAGTACGGCACGATATGTATAATCAAACAACCGCATATGTCCGCCTGCTTGAACAGCAGGGTGATGTCTGTGTGATTCGTCCGGATGCCCCGCTGAACATCAAACAGGTCGTACATGATCCTGCGGAACTCAAACGAGTCTATGACCTCGGCAGAAAGGCCGGAGAGGCAAAATTGAAAGACGTGCAGGCATTTTTGGCTTAA
- a CDS encoding deoxyguanosinetriphosphate triphosphohydrolase family protein has protein sequence MGEKPFSAVATVPENDIWQTAIHRERKLYTHENDKREAFERDFTRILHSLGYRRLKHKTQVFFNTHNDHICTRMEHVQHVASVSHTIAHTLGLNTELTNAIATGHDLGHAPFGHQGETVLKNLVRQFTDEPFFHEKNSLIFVDDIELLEDTQCHLCNLNLTYAVRDGLISHCGEIDENHLKPRTQRIDLRSQFQYSGQYQPFTWEGCVVKVSDKIAYLGRDIEDAARLNFLDEDSHTILTKIGEVYHVPSLHMVNTSALISTLISDLCQHSNPLDGLQFSQNILHLLNEIKAYNSTYIYNNERFHYYKQYVKLVLTTLYTELSHWYAAENTFDAIHRQERWCEELAKGFGNWLALYCEPDIVTQSYSFQEVQKADNRKIYGNLTNPVQYKRAIVDYIAGMTDPYAIKMFHSLTSF, from the coding sequence ATGGGTGAAAAACCATTCTCTGCCGTGGCAACAGTGCCGGAGAATGACATCTGGCAGACGGCAATACACAGAGAACGCAAACTATATACACACGAAAATGACAAGAGAGAGGCCTTTGAACGAGATTTCACCAGAATTCTCCATTCGTTAGGATACCGGCGGTTGAAGCACAAAACGCAGGTATTCTTTAACACGCACAACGACCATATTTGCACACGGATGGAGCATGTTCAGCATGTTGCATCTGTCAGTCATACCATTGCTCACACACTCGGTTTAAATACAGAGCTAACAAATGCAATTGCAACAGGACATGATTTGGGACACGCGCCATTCGGCCATCAGGGAGAAACTGTCCTGAAAAATCTTGTTCGGCAATTCACGGATGAACCATTTTTTCACGAGAAAAACAGCTTGATCTTTGTCGATGATATCGAATTGTTGGAAGACACACAGTGTCATCTATGCAATTTGAATTTAACATACGCAGTTCGCGACGGTTTGATTTCGCATTGCGGAGAAATTGACGAAAACCATCTGAAACCGCGCACGCAGCGCATCGACTTGCGCTCACAATTCCAATATTCTGGACAGTATCAGCCCTTTACTTGGGAAGGATGCGTTGTTAAGGTATCCGACAAGATTGCGTATTTAGGCAGAGATATTGAAGATGCTGCCAGATTAAATTTTTTAGATGAAGATTCACACACAATATTAACTAAAATCGGAGAAGTATACCACGTGCCATCCTTGCATATGGTAAACACATCGGCGTTAATCAGCACGCTCATTTCAGATTTATGCCAACACAGTAATCCCCTTGACGGCTTACAATTTTCGCAAAATATTTTGCACCTGCTGAACGAAATAAAAGCATATAATTCCACATATATTTATAACAATGAAAGATTCCATTATTATAAACAGTATGTCAAATTGGTACTCACAACACTCTACACAGAATTGAGCCATTGGTATGCTGCGGAAAACACGTTTGACGCTATTCACCGGCAAGAGCGGTGGTGCGAGGAGCTTGCCAAAGGATTTGGAAACTGGTTGGCATTATATTGCGAGCCTGATATTGTCACGCAGTCATACAGCTTCCAAGAAGTACAAAAAGCTGATAATCGAAAAATTTACGGCAACTTGACAAATCCAGTGCAATACAAGCGCGCGATTGTCGATTACATTGCCGGAATGACTGACCCATATGCAATCAAAATGTTTCACTCCCTGACATCGTTTTAA